GGGATGCAATCTGTTCTTGGAGTCGAAAACATGACATTTTTACCACAAAACAAATTACacgaaatatatataaataagtacaacaacaaaaagaaaaagtgttTGGTAAATGTTTCCTACCCTTTTTAGACCTCACTGCTGGAGGCAGTACTGGTGCAGGAGCAGGTGGCTGAAGTGGGGGCACGGGGGCGGTTGCCTTTGGTGGAGGGGCATAAGTGGGTGCCTTTAGTGGAGGAGCATTGGACGGTGGCATCACAGGCGGCCAATGAGCCGGTGCCTCTGCTGGGGGGGCATAAGGCGGTGCTTTCACAGGTGGTGCATGAACTGGCGCCTCTGCTGGAGGAGCTTGTGCTGCTACTGGGACTTTTATATCTACAGCCTACACCAAATTCCAAAATCCCCCTTTATTCACTAGGTTatgtttctccttttctttttggtcaAAATCGGCAAGTAAATTTAGAACTCCCAGCAAATCATTTTCTTGTGAAAAGcgacatataaaatataaatacggTAACAAGAATCAAGGAGGTAAAATTTAGTTAcccaaataaaaacatatagagaACCTTTTAAAGCaaacttataataaaaagaaaaagaaaaaagaaaaagaaaaaagaagacaaCTAGAGGCCGATAAAAAATGGGAAGTGATTCCAGGTGAATAAAACTTCcatgaattgaatttttttccttttaattcctGGTGAAAAGGAAAGAGTAGTTGTAAGAGTTGTCTTAGTAAATACCTTTGTAGTGAGTTCCTCATCATTGGATGAAACCTACAGCAAACTCAAGAAATTAGACACCCAATAAAGCAAGCAAAAAGATAGAATggggtgtgtgtttgtgtgtctgtgtgtgtgtgagagagagagagagccatacTCCTGTGCTAACTACAAGAAAAGTGGTGAGCAAAAAGAGCATAGCTTTCAAAGCCATCGAACAGCAGAGAGAAGCTAATAGAATTGGAAAGCAAGTTCACTCAAATGTGGCTTCAAGGCCGAACCATCTCTGGTATAAATAGAGCTCAAACTGTGTGCCAGCTTCACCAGAACACTGAGACAAGTTATGGCTTAGTGTACCTTTTTTTCCACCCAACCCACGTGCCCAGGGACTGTCTACTAAACTAGTATATCTAATTCTCATCAGAGTGTGTGTGTGCCAAAACAAGATACAAAATGACGTGTCCCAATCTCAACGAAACCGGTCATTCTTCGGACCCCGTTATCTCTGGGAACTTAATATTCTATCAAAGTTGGTGCAATCAGATTTCATTGCATGAAACCCTTAAAAGCTTAATGACACTGATAAAACTGGATTTAAGGTATTAAAGTGGCACCCCCTTTTGCATCACTCTGCTGAGAGAAAATTAATGTCTGAGCAGCCAGCAGGCTTTGAGTGAGTTATGGGCTAATCTGGTCCGCCTATCAACATACATTGATGAAAACAAGTACTACTACATTATTTCCATATCCATGGGCCAGGATCTCTGTATGCGTGTCTTGTTTGTATATGTGAATCCAGAGTAAATGTTGTATGCAAAGATCAGAGATTGCAGAAAAATATTAACCATTGTTGTTGGACAGgagttaattgttaatttcctGGGCTAGCCAATTGCTTGAACCTTGGCTCCGGCACCAGACCTAAAGAAGGGTAAACCACTTCGGGGATAGGGCTGAAAAACAGGAGAGTAGAATGGCGTCGCCCGGGTTCGAACCGGAGACCTTCAGTGTGTTAGACTGACGTGATAACCAACTACACCACGACACCACCTTGGCCATAAGGCACAATACTTAATTGAAGTCAATAATTTAGCTTCCCGTGCAAAGACTGTTAACCCGATGCCAGTTTCAATTATAGTTGTTCCTTATAAGAAATGATTTTCCAGATttgaaagagtaatgctatatatcatatttttattttatttttatcttattgaaTAAGATATGGTATATTCATCAATATtagataataaagaaatatgtaataaatgattatttaatagtaataaatgtatcacattttatttaaaaggatAAAAGTGAGATAgtagtatagtatataaaatttttcttgtcatATTTACCCACAATTCCAGAAGGATACTTGCCAACCAGAGCTGTAGTTTGCACATTAAAGCTGCTTAATTATGACGCCTTTTCACCTGATTTGCAATCCGCTTTGTGGGCAGAAAATTCATTTGTCCTAAATATTGGCTAAAGTCCCTATTTCCACCTATCATGATTCATGATTTGAAGGCCTCTTGATTTCCAATATATCGCAGTTGAGCAATCATGCCTCTTCAGAAAGCTGTCGGTGTTCAACTAGAAGATCGACCGCAACAATACCACTACGTTAGGCACCATTAATCCAGTTATACAAGGTTTCAGAATCAAGAAAAGGACATATTTTACTAGTCAGCAATATAAATGAGAACAGTTTAGTTCCCAAACATAACCTAATTTCTTGTTTGAAAAACAATGGTCCTGAGTTCTCTTATGCAGAAACTAGTCCAAGACTGATATCTGGACTGTTGGAATCTATTTTCCTCGGATCATCCTTCTACGTCAATTACCTTCCCCTTCCTCTTATCATGATCTCTCTCAGACTCTCACCCTCTTTCTAGACCTTCGGTATCTGTCCAATTAACCAACTGGTTTATTGCCTTTCACATCCAAAAAGCTTTTCTTTAATCAAGAAAGCCAACAAATATCTTGTGAAGGCCTGAAAAGCAGTCACTACTTTTGTCAAAAAAgccaactatatttttctttgcgCTGGTGATTAAGCTAGcttctgtttctttttattttattttattttattatttattttattgttatttttttttcaagctaGCTTCTGTTAAATGAACCCAATTATGCAATTGATTTATCGaccttctttaataaataaagCTCGTAGATTTCTTGTGAAGACCAACAAAAAGAGAGCATATCTCAGTAGTCCAAAGTCACATGACTTTGGAGTATGCTTTGAACTGCCTGCTTCGTATTAGCAAGGTCGTTCTCATTTTTCGAACATCCACAACGTATTAGAGTTTAACATTGGACAGCATTTTTATTCGTTTTCTACTAATGATCCAAATTGCAGTTGTTCATAATATGTGACTATATCCAGCTCTAGCTCCAGCTCAAGCCTCAAGGTTAAATGCTTCAGAACTGGAAATGCTcgattaaacaaaatatatgggAATTTCCATTTTTGGCTCTTCAAACTGTCTACTCCATTTCAACTGAGCTGCTCACCAATTAAATCCAAGCCCACGACTAGGAAAGACAACCCTTGGAACAGCAAGAAATAGAAATGAACTCCATGTGCCGATAAGAGGCTTCTGGCCGATGCAGT
The genomic region above belongs to Carya illinoinensis cultivar Pawnee chromosome 4, C.illinoinensisPawnee_v1, whole genome shotgun sequence and contains:
- the LOC122307900 gene encoding gibberellin-regulated protein 14-like, which gives rise to MALKAMLFLLTTFLVVSTGVSSNDEELTTKAVDIKVPVAAQAPPAEAPVHAPPVKAPPYAPPAEAPAHWPPVMPPSNAPPLKAPTYAPPPKATAPVPPLQPPAPAPVLPPAVRSKKDCIPLCDQRCQLHSRKRTCTRACMTCCDRCKCVPPGTFGNREKCGKCYTDMTTHGNRYKCP